The Rubidibacter lacunae KORDI 51-2 genome window below encodes:
- a CDS encoding alpha/beta fold hydrolase: MAMTSETETVLSDRGIGGTIRKYHWTFEKREVTICYETLGTGTPVLLLPAFSTVSSREEMVGIARSLSPYFQVVALDWLGFGDSERPEIEYTRALYQQLIQHFVRDCFDKPVAIVAAGHASGYALHCAHTLPNACAKLVLIAPTWKGPFRAMGMPKLVAGGVRTLVRSPLLGQALYALNTAPAFLEFMYRRHVYVDCSLLTSDFIKHKHRITQQSGARFAPAAFVTGALDPMRDREEWLSVARSLELPVLAIFAEHSPPQSKAEMDALTALPQIQHQNLPGSLGLHEELATDVGATVLKFLQHSS; encoded by the coding sequence ATGGCAATGACTTCCGAAACCGAAACTGTGCTGTCCGATCGTGGTATTGGTGGCACCATTCGGAAATACCACTGGACGTTCGAGAAACGAGAAGTCACTATCTGTTACGAAACTCTGGGGACGGGCACGCCGGTTTTGCTGTTACCCGCATTTAGTACCGTGTCCTCGCGCGAGGAAATGGTTGGAATTGCGCGATCGCTATCTCCCTATTTTCAAGTTGTTGCTTTAGATTGGCTGGGATTCGGAGACTCGGAGCGTCCGGAAATCGAATACACGCGGGCGCTTTACCAACAGTTGATACAGCACTTTGTTCGCGATTGTTTTGACAAACCCGTAGCGATCGTTGCTGCCGGACACGCATCGGGGTATGCCCTACACTGCGCCCACACCCTACCCAACGCATGCGCGAAGCTCGTCCTCATCGCGCCCACCTGGAAAGGACCTTTTCGGGCAATGGGCATGCCGAAGCTGGTAGCAGGTGGTGTCAGGACCTTAGTACGATCGCCGCTCCTCGGACAGGCACTGTACGCACTCAATACGGCTCCAGCATTTCTTGAGTTCATGTATCGCCGTCACGTTTATGTCGATTGCTCTCTCCTTACCTCGGACTTTATCAAGCATAAGCACCGCATCACCCAACAATCGGGAGCGCGGTTTGCTCCTGCCGCATTTGTGACCGGAGCTCTGGATCCGATGCGCGATCGCGAGGAATGGCTATCGGTGGCGCGATCGCTTGAATTGCCTGTGCTGGCAATTTTCGCCGAACACTCTCCACCCCAGTCCAAAGCCGAGATGGATGCTTTGACCGCACTGCCTCAGATTCAACATCAAAACCTTCCGGGCTCTCTGGGATTGCACGAAGAGCTGGCGACGGACGTGGGAGCAACCGTCCTGAAGTTTCTGCAACACTCTTCGTGA
- a CDS encoding metal ABC transporter solute-binding protein, Zn/Mn family, with the protein MFELGFANHHLRRFSIAAVSVLAFGLGSCGSSPTVSDEPTASDAAASEAESATKAEMDTLQVVTTFLPVTQFTKAVVGDRAEVVQLLPANIGPHDYQAKPTDVQAIAKADVLVKNGLEIEFFLEDPIDNAGNEALVVIDTSEGVSALASADEHDEHGHDKHEEHGHDEHEHDEHGHDEHGHDEHDASPEGKQQEHVEEGHHHHGEFDPHIWLDPKRAIEQVENIRDGLIAVDPDGEAEFVSNAAAYIEQLQALDAEISAQLAPYAGQTFITFHDFAFYFAESYDLSAEFLVDFPAASPSPEDVRQLIERTKAENIQALLAEPQAGNDVFASLAKDLDVKISVFDPVETGGPDATEPEYYFIIMRQNADNLEEAFGGSVQSQWFLKKPYAVAGLLRPFELAS; encoded by the coding sequence GTGTTCGAACTCGGATTTGCCAACCATCACCTGCGTCGGTTTTCTATTGCAGCCGTATCGGTGCTTGCCTTTGGATTGGGAAGTTGTGGTTCTTCGCCAACGGTGAGTGATGAACCTACTGCTAGTGACGCCGCAGCATCTGAGGCTGAGAGCGCGACGAAAGCCGAGATGGATACCCTGCAGGTGGTGACGACGTTTCTGCCAGTTACGCAGTTTACTAAAGCCGTGGTCGGCGATCGCGCTGAGGTCGTGCAATTGCTGCCTGCCAATATCGGTCCTCATGATTATCAGGCAAAGCCTACGGACGTGCAGGCGATCGCTAAGGCTGACGTGTTGGTCAAGAATGGTTTGGAGATCGAGTTCTTCTTGGAAGACCCGATTGACAATGCGGGTAATGAGGCCTTAGTCGTTATCGATACCAGTGAAGGCGTGTCCGCGCTGGCAAGTGCTGACGAACACGACGAGCACGGACATGACAAACACGAAGAGCACGGGCATGACGAGCACGAGCATGACGAGCACGGGCATGACGAGCACGGGCATGACGAGCATGACGCAAGTCCTGAAGGCAAACAACAAGAGCACGTTGAAGAGGGGCACCACCACCACGGTGAATTTGACCCGCACATTTGGCTCGATCCGAAGCGGGCGATCGAGCAAGTAGAGAATATTCGGGACGGCTTAATTGCCGTCGATCCGGATGGGGAAGCGGAATTCGTCTCGAATGCAGCCGCCTACATAGAACAACTGCAAGCTTTGGATGCGGAAATCTCCGCGCAACTTGCACCCTATGCCGGTCAAACCTTCATCACCTTCCACGACTTTGCCTTCTACTTTGCCGAAAGCTACGATCTCAGCGCCGAGTTTCTAGTCGATTTTCCAGCAGCAAGCCCGTCTCCTGAGGACGTACGACAACTCATCGAGCGAACTAAAGCTGAGAATATCCAGGCACTGCTAGCCGAGCCGCAAGCTGGTAACGACGTATTCGCGTCGTTGGCTAAAGACTTGGATGTCAAGATCAGTGTTTTCGACCCCGTGGAAACGGGCGGTCCTGACGCCACCGAGCCGGAGTATTACTTCATCATCATGCGCCAGAATGCGGACAACCTAGAGGAGGCATTTGGCGGATCGGTGCAATCGCAGTGGTTCTTGAAAAAGCCTTATGCTGTAGCCGGGTTGCTGCGACCATTTGAATTAGCATCCTAG
- the rppA gene encoding two-component system response regulator RppA: protein MRILLVDDEAELTAPLAQVLACEGYEVNVAYDGAAGWNLVQLSHYDLLILDWMMPKLSGLELCRRLRSRGDATPVLFLTAKDTLDDRVHGLDAGADDYLIKPFELRELLARVRALLRRSGLGDDASSPRLRVGDLELDCECQIAYCNGRAIALTNKETQLLEYFMHNPERVLSRQQIHEDVWAPGEEPNSNALSALVRLLRCKLDLENASLSIHSVYGKGYRFGAKPKK from the coding sequence ATGCGCATTTTGTTAGTCGATGATGAGGCAGAGCTGACCGCACCGCTGGCACAGGTGCTCGCCTGCGAAGGGTATGAAGTGAACGTGGCGTACGACGGCGCAGCGGGGTGGAACTTAGTGCAGCTCTCGCACTACGACTTGTTGATCCTTGATTGGATGATGCCGAAGCTCAGCGGACTGGAGTTGTGTCGGCGGTTGCGATCGCGCGGGGACGCCACGCCCGTGCTGTTTCTGACGGCAAAGGACACGCTCGACGATCGCGTGCACGGATTGGATGCCGGAGCGGACGACTATCTGATCAAACCCTTCGAATTGCGGGAGTTGCTGGCGCGGGTCCGCGCGCTGCTGCGGCGATCGGGTCTGGGTGATGATGCCTCCTCCCCGCGCTTGCGAGTGGGCGACCTCGAACTCGATTGCGAGTGCCAGATTGCTTACTGTAACGGACGAGCGATCGCTCTTACGAATAAGGAAACACAACTGCTGGAGTATTTCATGCACAATCCCGAGCGCGTGCTCAGCCGCCAGCAGATACACGAGGACGTATGGGCGCCCGGCGAGGAGCCCAACAGCAATGCCTTGTCTGCATTGGTGCGCTTGCTGCGCTGCAAACTGGACCTCGAGAATGCTTCGTTGTCGATCCACTCGGTTTACGGCAAGGGATATCGTTTCGGCGCAAAGCCCAAAAAGTAA
- a CDS encoding metal ABC transporter permease: MMIETELTRVVELFQFPFMQRALIGGVLTGLMGGLLGSFTILRQLSFFSDTLGHSALLGLSLSLLFGLDSSAVLLPFAVVFALAVVYLLERTQLWTDALLNIVYSSSLAIAIVVLSFTDRYQGGIESLLFGDILAIQNLDIVLGFILLVGCIAFVGLTMQTQILLTLHEPMAIARGVAISAHRRVFVVLLALVVGVSIKAIGVLLVSAFIVIPACAARLLGRNFATYTLISAGLGALSAIGGIVLSAFFDLPSGPSIVVTQLTIFLAAIVAPSKSKLLAQ; this comes from the coding sequence ATGATGATTGAGACCGAACTGACTCGCGTCGTCGAACTCTTTCAATTTCCATTCATGCAGCGGGCACTGATTGGCGGTGTTTTGACCGGGCTGATGGGAGGGTTGTTGGGAAGTTTCACTATCTTACGGCAACTCTCTTTCTTCAGCGATACGTTAGGTCACTCAGCGCTGTTGGGACTCAGCTTGAGTTTGCTCTTCGGTCTCGACTCCTCGGCAGTTTTACTCCCGTTCGCAGTTGTATTCGCGCTGGCGGTCGTCTATCTCTTGGAACGAACGCAGTTGTGGACGGATGCTTTGCTAAATATCGTTTACTCCTCGTCGCTAGCGATCGCGATCGTCGTCCTTAGCTTCACCGACCGCTACCAAGGAGGAATCGAGAGCCTTTTATTTGGCGATATTTTAGCAATACAAAACCTAGACATAGTGCTCGGCTTCATCTTACTTGTTGGCTGCATTGCCTTCGTTGGTCTAACAATGCAAACTCAGATCTTGCTGACGCTGCACGAGCCGATGGCGATCGCGCGCGGCGTTGCGATCTCAGCCCACCGCAGAGTGTTTGTCGTTTTACTAGCCTTGGTTGTCGGTGTCTCGATTAAGGCGATCGGCGTATTATTGGTCAGTGCTTTCATCGTCATTCCAGCCTGTGCTGCTCGGCTGCTGGGTCGTAACTTTGCAACTTATACGTTGATCTCTGCCGGTTTGGGAGCGCTGAGCGCGATCGGCGGCATCGTACTTTCTGCGTTCTTCGACCTACCTTCTGGACCGAGCATAGTCGTTACTCAACTGACAATCTTCCTGGCAGCAATAGTTGCTCCTAGCAAAAGCAAACTTCTCGCTCAATAA
- a CDS encoding CHAT domain-containing protein, with product MPAKLRIWSPFCVGFLCLLQSAPVVIAQEAIPQDSEQVYVDPIIELLDSGDVSQAVTAVERSWEGQYEDYFAADLADVTLAADEIAATLARLSAQTSQPTAPIYAIPKPQQLELILLLPGGTPKRFTVDVAAEQLRGAARNLGRSTQYPSNDDYLEPAQQLYDWLVRPLADELVTAEIDTLMFCLGGGLRSLPLGVLHDGNRFLVERFSHARIPGFNLMQTSYTPLQKALVLAMGASQFATEVPLPAVPVEIEAVASTRLDRTFLNSGFTIRTLQQELGFIPYRIVHLATHARFESGTASESYVQFWNERLTLDRLREIPWGDASVELLVLSACQTAIGDRDAELGIARLALQAGVNTAIASLWSVSDTGTLALMSEFYAQLQQAPTKSEALRRAQLALLQGQVRVERGELRGSTCGLELPPELAELGGEFSHPFYWAAFTAIGSPW from the coding sequence ATGCCTGCGAAGCTGCGTATCTGGTCGCCGTTCTGCGTCGGTTTCCTATGCTTGCTGCAGAGCGCTCCAGTAGTAATCGCCCAGGAAGCTATCCCTCAGGATTCCGAGCAAGTCTATGTGGACCCCATAATAGAGCTGCTCGACAGCGGAGATGTATCTCAAGCCGTAACGGCTGTAGAGCGCTCTTGGGAAGGGCAGTATGAGGATTATTTTGCTGCCGACCTAGCAGATGTCACCCTTGCGGCAGACGAAATTGCGGCCACTTTAGCTCGCCTGTCAGCCCAAACCAGTCAGCCGACAGCGCCGATCTATGCCATCCCCAAACCACAACAACTGGAATTGATTCTCCTGCTGCCGGGCGGAACGCCCAAGCGGTTTACCGTTGACGTCGCGGCCGAGCAACTCCGTGGGGCAGCCCGCAACCTCGGACGATCGACACAATATCCGAGCAACGATGATTACTTAGAACCAGCCCAGCAGCTGTATGACTGGTTGGTAAGACCGCTGGCAGACGAGCTTGTAACAGCCGAGATCGACACGCTGATGTTCTGCCTAGGTGGGGGATTGCGATCGCTGCCGCTGGGCGTCCTGCACGACGGCAACCGGTTTCTGGTAGAGCGCTTCAGTCACGCGCGTATTCCTGGCTTCAATCTGATGCAAACTAGCTACACGCCGCTCCAAAAGGCGCTTGTGCTGGCAATGGGCGCTTCGCAGTTTGCAACGGAAGTCCCTCTGCCAGCAGTACCTGTGGAAATCGAGGCGGTCGCAAGCACCCGGCTCGATCGCACCTTCCTCAACAGCGGTTTCACGATCCGGACATTGCAGCAGGAATTGGGCTTTATTCCCTATCGCATCGTGCATCTAGCAACCCACGCGCGGTTCGAGTCCGGCACCGCCAGTGAGTCGTACGTGCAGTTTTGGAACGAGCGGCTGACGCTCGATCGCCTGCGAGAGATTCCCTGGGGAGATGCGTCTGTGGAGCTGTTGGTCCTCAGCGCTTGCCAAACGGCGATCGGCGATCGCGACGCCGAACTGGGCATTGCGAGGTTGGCGCTGCAAGCAGGAGTGAATACGGCGATCGCCAGCCTTTGGAGCGTAAGCGATACGGGTACCCTAGCCCTGATGAGCGAGTTCTACGCGCAGTTACAGCAAGCTCCAACAAAGTCCGAAGCGCTGCGCCGGGCGCAGTTAGCCTTGTTGCAAGGGCAGGTGCGGGTGGAGCGTGGTGAGTTGCGTGGCTCGACATGCGGCTTGGAACTTCCGCCCGAACTTGCCGAGTTAGGTGGTGAGTTCTCCCATCCGTTTTATTGGGCGGCCTTCACGGCAATTGGCAGTCCTTGGTAA
- the pdxA gene encoding 4-hydroxythreonine-4-phosphate dehydrogenase PdxA, protein MTSGTSILTEPIATVTRSRLALPLGDPAGIGPEVVLKTLADPAATALGELTVIGSRKVLIAAYQQLRDRGLTAIADPNDIDIIDVPVTGEFAPGEGNAASGAASFTWLQAAIAATLAGRCDGVVTAPIAKSLWAAAGRVYPGQTEVLAEAAGVEKFGMLFAGRSPHSGWMLRTLLATTHIPLRRVPDVLTPELLAWKLDLLVTCLHQDFAIDRPTIAVSGLNPHSGEGGQLGTEERDWLIPLLERERRDRPHVQLIGPVPPDTLWMQPAQAWYGTLGSGARSRAADAYLALYHDQGLIPVKLLAFDCAANITIGLPFVRTSPDHGTAFDIAGRGIADPTSFKAAVRIATELVNQRRQTADALAL, encoded by the coding sequence ATGACTTCTGGAACCAGTATCCTAACCGAGCCCATTGCCACCGTAACGCGATCGCGCCTGGCCCTACCCTTGGGCGATCCGGCAGGTATCGGACCGGAAGTCGTCCTCAAAACACTCGCCGACCCGGCCGCGACCGCTCTCGGCGAGCTGACTGTCATTGGCAGCCGCAAGGTTCTCATCGCCGCCTATCAACAGCTGCGCGATCGCGGCCTAACCGCAATCGCCGACCCGAATGACATCGACATCATCGACGTGCCCGTGACAGGCGAGTTCGCCCCCGGCGAAGGCAACGCTGCTAGCGGAGCGGCAAGTTTCACTTGGCTGCAAGCCGCGATCGCTGCAACGCTGGCCGGCCGCTGCGACGGAGTTGTCACTGCCCCGATTGCGAAGTCCCTGTGGGCAGCAGCCGGACGCGTTTATCCAGGTCAAACAGAGGTGCTGGCCGAAGCAGCTGGTGTTGAAAAGTTCGGGATGTTGTTTGCCGGGCGATCGCCGCACTCGGGTTGGATGTTGCGGACCCTTCTAGCCACAACGCACATCCCGCTGCGCCGCGTCCCGGATGTTTTGACCCCCGAACTGCTGGCGTGGAAGCTGGATTTGCTCGTGACTTGCCTGCACCAAGACTTTGCCATCGATCGCCCGACAATCGCGGTATCCGGCTTGAATCCTCATAGCGGCGAAGGCGGTCAGCTCGGCACCGAGGAACGCGATTGGTTGATTCCGCTGCTAGAGCGGGAGCGACGCGATCGCCCTCACGTGCAGCTCATCGGCCCCGTCCCACCGGACACGCTTTGGATGCAGCCCGCACAAGCTTGGTATGGAACCCTAGGATCTGGGGCGCGATCGCGGGCTGCCGACGCCTACCTGGCGCTCTACCACGACCAAGGTTTGATCCCGGTCAAGCTGCTGGCATTCGATTGCGCTGCCAATATCACCATCGGCTTGCCCTTCGTACGGACCTCACCCGATCATGGCACGGCTTTCGACATTGCCGGTCGCGGTATCGCCGACCCCACGAGCTTCAAAGCTGCTGTTCGCATCGCGACGGAACTCGTGAACCAGCGCCGCCAGACCGCAGACGCGCTAGCGCTTTAG
- the recJ gene encoding single-stranded-DNA-specific exonuclease RecJ: MLAPSTPQSCLPAQRWCIASPPPDLVAAIAAATGLSPLLARVLIERGADTPERAALHVNPEAMALPDPLEAFPDLAKSVDLLQRAIADGTAIAICGDYDADGMTSTALLLRALGHAGAQVDYAIPSRMQEGYGINCRIVEEFAAAGVGLILTVDNGIAAYDAIARAVELGLEAIVTDHHDLPAKLPPAGAILNPKLLPEESPYRGLAGVGVAYVLAVTLARSQGQLAGLTGPLLELFTLGTIADLAPLTGVNRRWLRRGLRLLPQSRLAGVQSLMQIAGVKDDRNAVKPEDIGFRLGPRINAIGRLSDPQIAIELLATDDPSTALARAMQCEAVNRQRQQLCRDIEREAIGLLDEDRADWQQHRAIVLVQPHWHHGVIGIVASRLVERYGVPVFLGTHEDDAGEHLRGSARSIPEFHVFEALEFCSDLLEKFGGHKAAGGFSLVAKNLDAFRDRLSRFAHRCLQPEHLKPLVAIDTRADFPDLTSALYQEIDSLQPWGIGNEQPVFWTPNVCVLAQRRVGENHLKATFVQPTHPQIELQAIAWRWGEYLPLPPRIDIAYKLRENSWQGRTSIELELVGVRAVNQAVEPSGAAVLATNPTAGPNPIAQITGPSEPSVESPTPLSSELQQTEFQHQGRAYACRFWSVRDELRIRNGRGQTLCVRRGRRIGMLHPGSGAATEIDVTRSPYCHIVKAAIAALESP, encoded by the coding sequence GTGCTCGCCCCTTCTACTCCTCAATCCTGCCTGCCCGCCCAACGCTGGTGCATCGCAAGCCCTCCTCCCGATCTCGTCGCTGCAATTGCCGCGGCTACCGGACTGTCGCCGCTGCTGGCTCGAGTTCTGATCGAGCGCGGAGCTGACACGCCCGAACGAGCAGCCCTACACGTCAATCCGGAAGCTATGGCACTGCCAGATCCGCTCGAAGCGTTCCCGGACTTGGCGAAAAGTGTCGACCTGTTGCAGCGCGCGATCGCCGACGGGACGGCGATTGCGATTTGCGGCGACTACGATGCCGACGGTATGACCAGTACGGCGTTGTTGTTACGTGCACTGGGACATGCAGGCGCGCAGGTCGATTACGCCATTCCCAGTCGGATGCAGGAAGGGTATGGCATCAACTGCCGCATCGTGGAAGAGTTTGCGGCGGCTGGTGTCGGGTTGATATTAACGGTCGATAACGGGATTGCCGCCTACGACGCGATCGCTCGGGCAGTCGAGTTGGGTCTCGAGGCGATCGTCACCGACCACCACGACCTGCCGGCCAAACTGCCGCCGGCCGGTGCGATCTTAAATCCTAAGTTACTGCCAGAGGAGTCGCCCTACCGCGGGTTGGCTGGCGTCGGGGTTGCTTACGTGCTGGCTGTTACCCTGGCGCGATCGCAGGGACAACTGGCGGGGCTGACCGGACCGCTGCTGGAATTGTTTACCCTCGGCACGATCGCCGACCTCGCACCGCTGACGGGTGTGAACCGGCGCTGGCTGCGGCGCGGCTTGCGTTTGCTGCCGCAGTCGCGTTTGGCGGGCGTGCAGTCGCTGATGCAGATTGCCGGTGTCAAGGACGATCGCAACGCAGTGAAGCCCGAAGATATTGGCTTTCGCCTGGGGCCGCGCATCAACGCGATCGGACGGCTATCGGATCCCCAAATTGCGATCGAACTGCTTGCCACCGACGATCCGAGCACGGCCCTCGCCCGTGCCATGCAATGCGAAGCCGTCAACCGCCAGCGCCAGCAGCTTTGTCGCGACATCGAACGCGAAGCGATCGGCCTGTTAGACGAGGATCGCGCCGATTGGCAGCAGCACCGCGCGATCGTCCTTGTCCAACCCCACTGGCATCACGGCGTCATCGGTATTGTTGCCTCGCGCTTGGTCGAGCGTTACGGCGTACCGGTATTTCTGGGCACCCATGAAGACGATGCTGGCGAGCACTTACGAGGCTCAGCGCGGAGCATTCCGGAGTTCCACGTCTTCGAGGCTCTAGAGTTTTGCAGCGACTTACTCGAAAAATTTGGCGGGCACAAAGCAGCCGGTGGTTTCAGCCTGGTTGCGAAGAACCTGGACGCGTTTCGCGATCGCCTCAGCAGGTTCGCGCACCGCTGTTTGCAACCAGAACACCTTAAACCGCTCGTCGCGATCGATACCCGAGCCGATTTTCCCGACCTCACCAGCGCTTTGTACCAGGAAATTGACAGCCTACAGCCGTGGGGTATCGGTAACGAACAACCGGTCTTTTGGACGCCGAATGTATGCGTTCTCGCCCAACGCCGCGTGGGCGAAAATCATCTCAAAGCTACGTTCGTGCAACCCACCCATCCGCAGATCGAACTGCAGGCGATCGCCTGGCGCTGGGGCGAATACCTGCCGCTACCCCCCCGCATCGACATTGCCTACAAGCTCCGCGAAAATTCCTGGCAAGGTCGCACGTCGATCGAACTCGAACTTGTCGGTGTCCGTGCTGTTAACCAAGCAGTCGAACCATCCGGTGCAGCAGTTCTGGCGACGAATCCAACGGCGGGTCCCAACCCAATCGCTCAGATTACTGGTCCATCTGAGCCATCGGTAGAGAGTCCGACGCCACTCTCCTCTGAACTCCAACAAACGGAGTTTCAACATCAAGGCCGAGCATACGCCTGTCGTTTCTGGTCGGTACGCGACGAATTACGCATCCGTAATGGACGAGGGCAAACGCTCTGCGTGCGGCGCGGGAGACGTATCGGCATGCTACATCCCGGCAGTGGCGCTGCTACCGAGATCGACGTGACCCGATCGCCTTACTGTCACATTGTTAAAGCAGCGATCGCCGCTCTGGAAAGCCCTTAA
- a CDS encoding metal ABC transporter ATP-binding protein, with the protein MRGGIAEDIATSVVLAARGLTVYRGKRAAVRDVSFVLAAGSDTALVGPNGAGKSTLIQALLGVLPHQSGEVFILGQPLSSTGKLPAPIRQQIAYLPQHFLFDRRLPITVKDLVGLGWDRLGVRFPWAGRGARRNAIRDALARVDAWHLRHQFIGSLSGGETKRVLLAYCLVRPRKLLILDEAPAGLDARAEWEFYQMLDQLKREFGWAILQVSHDLDMVQRTCDRVICINQTIRCQGSPESALSESNLAALYGSGFVRYRHSCRDE; encoded by the coding sequence GTGAGAGGGGGTATTGCGGAGGACATCGCAACGAGCGTGGTCCTAGCAGCACGAGGGCTAACCGTCTACCGCGGCAAGCGGGCAGCAGTGCGAGATGTATCGTTCGTACTAGCGGCAGGTAGCGATACTGCCTTAGTCGGCCCGAATGGTGCGGGTAAAAGTACCTTAATTCAGGCACTGTTGGGAGTTTTACCCCACCAGTCTGGAGAGGTGTTTATACTGGGTCAACCTCTAAGCTCTACGGGTAAGTTGCCGGCCCCAATCCGCCAGCAAATTGCTTACCTGCCGCAACACTTTCTGTTCGATCGCCGCTTACCCATCACTGTTAAGGACTTGGTTGGGTTGGGTTGGGATCGTTTGGGCGTTCGATTTCCTTGGGCGGGGCGCGGGGCTCGTCGTAATGCCATTCGGGACGCACTTGCTCGAGTCGATGCTTGGCACCTCCGCCATCAGTTTATTGGCAGTCTCTCAGGAGGAGAAACGAAGCGAGTCTTACTCGCCTATTGCTTGGTTCGTCCTCGGAAGCTATTGATTTTAGATGAAGCTCCCGCTGGGTTAGATGCTCGTGCTGAATGGGAATTCTATCAAATGCTGGACCAACTCAAACGAGAGTTTGGCTGGGCAATTCTACAAGTTTCGCACGACCTCGATATGGTGCAGCGGACTTGCGATCGCGTCATTTGCATCAACCAAACCATTCGTTGCCAGGGCAGTCCGGAGTCCGCGCTCTCTGAGTCCAATCTGGCTGCTCTATACGGTTCGGGCTTCGTCCGCTACCGACACTCCTGTCGAGACGAGTAA
- the hisG gene encoding ATP phosphoribosyltransferase, producing the protein MISIALPKGALLKDSIAICQHVGLDFSAFLDKQNRQLQIIDPTGTARALLVRAQDVPVYVEYGQVQLGIVGYDVLREKSPDVANLADLHFGYCRMSVAVRSSSPYRQPLDLPPHARVASKAVNCAREYFDSLDLPVEIIPLYGSVELGPITGMSEAIVDLVSTGRTLRENGLIEIAVLFESTARLIAHPLSYRLSPDNLHAIATQLRLASEPAPPAGVVGS; encoded by the coding sequence GTGATTTCTATCGCCCTGCCGAAAGGCGCGCTACTCAAAGACAGCATTGCCATTTGCCAGCACGTCGGTCTCGACTTCAGCGCCTTCCTCGATAAACAAAACCGCCAGCTGCAAATTATCGATCCAACCGGAACGGCACGTGCTCTCCTCGTCCGCGCCCAAGACGTCCCTGTTTACGTCGAATACGGTCAAGTGCAGCTTGGCATTGTCGGTTACGACGTGCTGCGCGAAAAGTCTCCGGACGTTGCCAATCTTGCCGACCTGCACTTTGGTTACTGTCGCATGTCGGTTGCCGTCCGCAGTAGCAGTCCGTACCGCCAGCCTCTCGACTTGCCACCCCACGCGCGCGTTGCGTCTAAAGCGGTAAACTGTGCTCGCGAATACTTCGACAGTCTAGACCTGCCCGTTGAGATCATTCCGCTTTACGGGTCGGTCGAACTAGGACCGATTACAGGCATGTCCGAAGCGATCGTCGATCTTGTTTCAACCGGCCGTACCCTTCGCGAAAACGGGTTGATCGAAATTGCCGTGCTCTTCGAGAGCACCGCACGCCTGATCGCCCACCCGCTGAGCTATCGTCTCAGTCCCGACAATCTCCACGCGATCGCCACCCAACTGCGCCTTGCTAGCGAGCCAGCGCCGCCGGCCGGCGTTGTCGGGAGTTGA
- a CDS encoding Hsp20/alpha crystallin family protein, protein MALVRWNPYGEFDALRRQMDRLFEDVTEHGGLDTRNWNPAVEMQDKGDSIVLKVQLPGLDGKDLDITATREAVTIAGEYRRESEEKKNGLFRSEFFYGSFKRTVGMPVPIQNNNANADFTDGVLTLTLPKVEEAVNRTVKIDLAGETPGLAAAER, encoded by the coding sequence ATGGCACTCGTTCGTTGGAATCCGTACGGTGAATTCGACGCATTGCGACGCCAAATGGACCGCTTGTTTGAAGATGTAACCGAGCATGGCGGTCTCGACACGCGCAATTGGAATCCTGCCGTCGAAATGCAGGACAAAGGCGATAGCATCGTGCTGAAAGTTCAACTACCTGGCTTGGACGGGAAGGATCTCGATATTACCGCCACGCGCGAAGCTGTAACGATCGCTGGCGAATACCGTCGCGAATCCGAAGAGAAGAAGAACGGTCTCTTTCGCAGCGAATTCTTTTACGGAAGCTTCAAGCGCACGGTCGGTATGCCAGTTCCCATCCAGAACAACAACGCGAACGCTGACTTCACCGATGGCGTCTTAACCCTAACCCTGCCGAAGGTTGAAGAAGCCGTAAACCGCACGGTCAAGATCGACCTTGCCGGCGAAACTCCAGGCTTAGCAGCAGCAGAGCGCTAA